One genomic region from Balneola sp. encodes:
- a CDS encoding GNAT family N-acetyltransferase, whose product MSFSIPKLRTERLILRPFTPDDLDHVYKGLSNPDIIKYYGISFESKDSAKEQMKWFADNKENETGVWWAICIKDTGKFIGAGGLNDLVKKHRKAEFGFWLLPEYWGNGFMGEAIPKILDFGFKELNLHRIEGQVESHNTNCKKALQKMDFSHEGTIRHAEIKNDRFIDIEIYSRLSSD is encoded by the coding sequence ATGAGTTTTTCTATTCCAAAGCTAAGAACCGAAAGGTTGATTCTGCGACCCTTCACTCCAGATGACTTAGATCATGTCTATAAAGGTCTTTCAAACCCTGATATCATCAAATACTATGGTATCAGTTTTGAGTCAAAAGACTCGGCAAAAGAACAGATGAAGTGGTTTGCGGATAACAAAGAAAATGAGACCGGAGTGTGGTGGGCAATTTGTATAAAAGATACCGGGAAGTTTATTGGAGCCGGAGGACTAAACGATTTAGTTAAAAAACACCGGAAAGCAGAATTCGGTTTTTGGTTGCTTCCTGAATACTGGGGGAATGGTTTTATGGGAGAAGCTATCCCAAAAATTTTAGACTTTGGTTTTAAAGAACTGAACCTCCATCGCATCGAAGGGCAAGTAGAAAGCCATAATACTAATTGCAAAAAGGCCCTTCAAAAAATGGATTTTTCTCACGAAGGTACTATCCGGCATGCTGAAATTAAAAACGATCGCTTCATAGATATTGAAATTTACTCCAGACTTTCCTCTGATTAG
- a CDS encoding replicative DNA helicase, translated as MAKGNGSKYGNNYKNDDKVLEQGGRVPPQAVEVEEAVLGAMLIEHGAATIALQMLKPTDFYKTANRHIFETLSNLYERDNPLDLLTVENELKDNNLLDVCGGPTYLSDLTRSVSSSANIEYHSQIIIEKAIKRNLILSCNDVIKDSYDTTSDAYDVLDTAEQRIFDLSNQKSRSSAVPVEKLLKDTLSYLEDLRGKDYGITGVPSGLSVDDMTAGWQKGDLVIIAARPSMGKTAFVLTAARNAAMHPDENLRTPIALFSLEMSNQSLVQRLLTMEARVRADEARKGTLKDDDFRKLIDAASRLFSAEIYIDDTPGISLMELRTKCRRLKSEKNIGLIVIDYLQLMQSSAKDIGSREQEIASISRGLKGLAKELDVPVIALSQLSRAVEQRGGDKRPQLSDLRESGSIEQDADIVMFLYRPEYYGITTTAEGQSTAGIAEIIIGKQRNGPVGSKMMYFVKDYARFENLTSADKEDPFLTDGGGSGNNGGPSGGNDGPPPMPHSPAPDEDAPF; from the coding sequence ATGGCAAAAGGCAACGGTTCTAAATACGGTAATAATTATAAGAATGACGACAAAGTCCTGGAGCAAGGCGGACGTGTGCCTCCACAGGCTGTAGAGGTTGAAGAAGCCGTATTAGGAGCCATGTTGATTGAACATGGAGCTGCTACCATCGCCCTTCAGATGCTGAAGCCAACCGATTTCTACAAAACAGCAAATCGCCATATTTTTGAAACGCTATCAAATTTATATGAGCGTGACAATCCCTTAGATCTGCTTACTGTTGAAAACGAACTCAAAGATAATAACCTGCTGGATGTATGCGGAGGCCCAACTTATCTCTCCGATTTAACCCGTTCAGTTAGTTCTTCAGCCAATATCGAGTATCACTCACAAATCATCATTGAGAAGGCGATTAAGAGAAACCTTATTCTTAGCTGTAATGATGTAATTAAAGATTCTTATGATACCACCAGTGATGCTTACGATGTGTTAGATACAGCTGAGCAGCGTATTTTCGATCTTTCAAATCAAAAGAGCCGAAGTTCAGCTGTTCCTGTTGAGAAACTTTTGAAAGACACACTTTCCTACCTCGAAGACCTTCGCGGTAAAGATTATGGAATTACGGGTGTGCCTTCTGGACTTTCTGTTGATGATATGACCGCCGGTTGGCAAAAAGGTGATTTAGTTATTATCGCTGCCCGGCCTTCGATGGGTAAAACGGCTTTTGTTTTGACTGCTGCGAGAAATGCTGCCATGCATCCTGATGAGAATCTCAGAACACCTATCGCACTTTTTAGTCTTGAGATGTCGAACCAATCCTTAGTTCAGCGATTACTGACTATGGAAGCTCGTGTCCGTGCTGATGAAGCTCGTAAAGGTACCCTTAAGGACGATGACTTCCGTAAACTGATTGATGCCGCCAGTCGCCTTTTTAGTGCTGAAATCTATATCGATGATACTCCCGGTATTAGTTTGATGGAGTTGAGAACCAAATGTCGACGGCTGAAAAGTGAAAAGAACATTGGACTTATCGTAATTGATTACCTGCAGCTGATGCAGTCAAGTGCTAAGGATATTGGCAGCCGTGAGCAGGAAATCGCTTCTATCTCTCGTGGTTTGAAAGGGCTCGCTAAAGAACTCGATGTTCCGGTTATCGCCCTTTCACAGCTTTCGCGAGCTGTGGAACAGCGTGGCGGAGACAAGCGACCTCAACTTAGTGACCTCCGTGAATCAGGTTCTATCGAGCAGGATGCTGATATCGTTATGTTTCTTTACCGACCGGAATATTATGGTATTACTACAACAGCCGAAGGCCAGTCAACTGCCGGTATTGCCGAAATTATTATCGGAAAGCAGCGTAACGGACCTGTTGGAAGCAAAATGATGTACTTCGTGAAAGACTATGCCCGTTTCGAAAACCTAACTTCCGCCGATAAAGAAGATCCCTTTTTAACTGATGGTGGTGGAAGTGGAAATAATGGCGGGCCTTCAGGTGGAAATGACGGACCTCCACCTATGCCACACAGCCCTGCTCCTGACGAAGACGCTCCTTTTTAA
- a CDS encoding alpha-xylosidase, giving the protein MRKVNGFLVLLFSLIMVSQANAQLQGTDLLNEPTDISPEFTNFKNTYYLADELASFDPETASGTIRYNRYEYSTRMAFNNMLAGLNAVDANEFPGTEYAASPELPFSIEFISDRTIRLKATSGPQFTDHESLMLLNGTAPTNREAWSYSKTSEGHVYASEHGKVVITESPWHVYIYDENDKLLTSTVHRTDVTNTFTPVLPFSYVRKADDYSRQMAAVMSLSPGEKIFGFGESFTQFNKRGEKVVLWVDDGNGTQNETMYKPVPFYMSSRGYGVFMHHSTPITVDVGKYYNPVNSMMIGDDELDLFFFLGEPKDILDEYTELTGKAPMPPLWSFGFWMSRITYFSEADGREVIKKLRDYEIPADVLHFDTGWFGVDWRSDYKFPKDRFPNPEKMISDFKDDGFHISLWQLPYFTPKNTLFPEIVENGYAVRDQKGNLPYEDAVLDFSNPEAVKWYQDKLEPLLKMGVGAIKVDFGEAAPENGIYDSNRTGWYEHNLYPLRYNKAVANITKEVHGNGFIWARSTWAGSHRYPVHWGGDPATTNTAMSATLRGGLSIGLTGFTFWSHDIGGFVTATPEDLYRRWTPFGMLTSHVRSHGNPPTEPWEYSDEFLEGFRKADNMRYKLMPYLYSQAKHSSERGLPMLRALFVEYPDDPGSWLIDDQYLFGSDMLVAPLFENVEQRDVYLPPGTWIDYQTGKAYKGGWHSIEAGEIPIIALVKSGSVIPHIKLAQSTEFMDWSEIELKVYSVDDMDASGYIFVPEGDELQEITLTSRNGSFRLTDSPYGDKVSFKITKAN; this is encoded by the coding sequence ATGCGAAAAGTGAATGGATTTTTAGTTCTACTGTTCTCACTAATAATGGTAAGTCAAGCCAATGCTCAGCTTCAGGGCACTGACTTGTTAAATGAGCCAACAGATATTTCACCGGAATTCACCAATTTCAAAAACACCTATTATCTGGCTGATGAACTTGCTTCCTTTGATCCGGAGACAGCTTCAGGAACCATTAGATATAACAGATATGAGTATTCAACCCGGATGGCATTTAACAATATGCTTGCCGGCCTTAATGCCGTAGATGCCAATGAATTTCCGGGCACTGAGTATGCTGCAAGCCCTGAACTCCCTTTTTCAATCGAATTTATTTCTGATCGTACAATTCGGTTAAAGGCTACTTCGGGTCCTCAGTTTACCGACCATGAATCTTTGATGTTGTTAAACGGTACAGCTCCAACGAATAGGGAAGCATGGTCTTATTCCAAAACCTCAGAAGGTCACGTTTATGCCAGTGAGCATGGAAAAGTGGTTATAACAGAAAGCCCCTGGCATGTTTATATCTATGATGAAAATGACAAATTATTGACCAGTACGGTACACAGAACAGATGTGACCAATACATTTACCCCGGTTTTACCTTTTTCTTATGTTCGCAAAGCGGATGATTATTCTCGCCAAATGGCTGCTGTGATGTCGCTCTCACCGGGTGAGAAGATTTTTGGATTTGGAGAGTCTTTCACTCAATTCAATAAGCGGGGAGAGAAAGTTGTGCTTTGGGTTGATGATGGAAACGGAACTCAAAATGAAACCATGTATAAGCCGGTTCCATTTTATATGAGTAGCCGGGGATATGGAGTTTTCATGCATCACTCAACGCCTATTACTGTAGATGTTGGGAAATATTACAATCCAGTTAACTCGATGATGATTGGCGATGACGAACTGGATTTATTCTTTTTCTTAGGTGAACCAAAAGACATTTTAGATGAATACACTGAGTTGACCGGCAAGGCTCCGATGCCTCCGCTTTGGTCGTTTGGCTTTTGGATGAGCCGGATCACCTACTTTTCTGAAGCGGATGGAAGGGAAGTAATCAAAAAGCTTCGAGACTATGAAATTCCAGCTGATGTGCTTCATTTTGATACCGGTTGGTTTGGGGTTGATTGGAGAAGTGATTATAAATTCCCCAAAGACCGTTTTCCAAATCCAGAAAAAATGATCAGCGATTTTAAAGACGACGGATTTCATATATCCCTTTGGCAGCTTCCTTACTTCACGCCCAAAAACACGCTATTCCCAGAGATTGTAGAAAATGGATACGCTGTAAGAGATCAAAAAGGGAATCTGCCTTACGAGGATGCAGTCCTTGATTTCTCGAACCCTGAAGCTGTGAAGTGGTATCAGGATAAACTGGAACCACTACTCAAGATGGGAGTGGGAGCGATTAAAGTAGATTTCGGAGAAGCCGCTCCAGAAAATGGTATTTACGATTCTAACCGTACGGGATGGTACGAGCATAACCTTTACCCACTGCGTTATAATAAAGCGGTTGCCAATATTACGAAAGAAGTTCATGGCAATGGCTTTATATGGGCTCGAAGTACCTGGGCAGGAAGTCATAGGTATCCTGTGCACTGGGGCGGTGATCCGGCTACAACCAACACAGCTATGTCTGCAACATTACGAGGCGGACTTTCAATTGGCTTGACCGGATTCACCTTTTGGAGCCACGATATTGGCGGTTTTGTAACGGCAACACCTGAAGACCTTTATCGCCGTTGGACTCCTTTTGGAATGTTGACCTCTCACGTACGGTCTCATGGAAATCCACCTACTGAACCGTGGGAATATAGCGACGAGTTTTTGGAAGGATTTCGGAAGGCAGATAACATGAGGTATAAACTAATGCCTTACCTCTATTCCCAAGCCAAGCATAGCTCAGAACGTGGCTTGCCGATGCTAAGGGCCTTATTTGTTGAATATCCTGATGATCCCGGATCGTGGCTGATTGATGATCAATATCTTTTTGGGTCTGATATGCTGGTAGCTCCGTTGTTTGAAAATGTGGAACAGCGGGATGTTTATTTGCCACCCGGCACATGGATTGACTATCAAACCGGGAAAGCGTACAAAGGCGGCTGGCATTCCATTGAGGCGGGAGAGATTCCGATTATTGCTTTGGTGAAATCAGGTTCAGTGATTCCTCATATCAAGCTTGCTCAATCCACTGAGTTTATGGACTGGTCTGAAATTGAGCTCAAAGTTTATTCTGTTGATGACATGGATGCATCAGGATATATATTTGTACCTGAAGGTGATGAACTCCAAGAAATTACCCTTACCTCCAGAAATGGAAGCTTCCGGCTGACGGATAGTCCATATGGGGATAAAGTCAGCTTTAAAATTACAAAAGCTAATTAA